In Romboutsia lituseburensis, a genomic segment contains:
- a CDS encoding CZB domain-containing protein, whose amino-acid sequence MINEEVLPHVIFRVANNLYAIDSNVTVTLTELPNDITPIQKKGDCELGIMKLRDEIVSIISMRNLFGCKSSNEEYEDFKGMIDNRKDDHIRWVNELKNSVDENRKFTLTTDPHQCAFGKWYDNFSTDIQSINFHMKKINSPHTLLHEIAIEVEKCKKEHNEETRKKHLEELLDKAEKQYMSKVLELLDDTKNIFKNHYHDMVVVIMNKNKLIGLAVDEILTVDYFIENETSETNFMINRPKYISAIGTTKRIDDHVFLIDENQLFELYK is encoded by the coding sequence ATGATAAATGAAGAAGTATTACCTCATGTTATATTTAGAGTAGCTAATAATCTATATGCAATTGATAGTAATGTTACAGTTACCTTAACTGAACTTCCAAATGATATAACTCCTATACAAAAAAAAGGTGACTGTGAACTAGGAATTATGAAACTAAGGGATGAAATAGTATCTATAATTAGTATGAGGAATCTATTTGGATGCAAGTCATCTAATGAGGAATATGAAGATTTTAAGGGGATGATAGACAATAGAAAGGATGATCATATTCGTTGGGTAAATGAGTTAAAAAATTCAGTTGATGAAAATAGGAAATTTACATTAACAACAGACCCTCATCAATGTGCATTTGGAAAGTGGTATGATAATTTCTCTACAGATATACAAAGCATTAATTTTCATATGAAGAAGATAAATTCACCACATACATTACTCCATGAAATAGCAATAGAAGTTGAAAAATGTAAGAAGGAACATAATGAAGAAACTAGAAAAAAACACTTAGAAGAATTACTTGATAAAGCAGAAAAACAATACATGTCTAAAGTGCTTGAATTATTAGATGATACTAAAAATATTTTTAAGAATCATTATCATGATATGGTTGTAGTGATTATGAATAAAAACAAATTAATAGGCCTTGCAGTAGATGAGATTTTAACAGTAGATTATTTTATAGAAAATGAAACTTCAGAAACTAATTTTATGATTAATCGTCCGAAATATATTTCTGCAATTGGAACAACAAAACGTATTGATGATCATGTATTCTTAATTGATGAAAACCAGTTATTTGAATTATATAAGTAA
- a CDS encoding DUF4179 domain-containing protein produces MKKASHLKSKNKNKFLKFITLIILSICIFACELNYSIAEGTTNLHNFIKGITLNPKEDYSNYTQCINLTETLGNIDITINEIVYDGHKIYFMYMVKFKNMLLRQTNNGFYKDKLDLESSLIIKNGTATEKCNTITGYIDDYTYKAMKPYDLNFKGKKSPNALEANLLVDIIYINESNSNTMYKRSI; encoded by the coding sequence ATAAAAAAAGCTAGTCATCTAAAATCAAAAAATAAAAATAAGTTTTTAAAATTTATAACTTTAATAATTCTATCAATCTGTATTTTTGCTTGTGAATTAAATTATTCTATAGCTGAAGGGACAACCAATTTACATAACTTTATTAAAGGTATTACCTTAAATCCTAAAGAAGATTATTCTAATTATACACAATGTATTAATTTAACTGAAACATTAGGAAATATTGATATTACTATTAATGAAATTGTCTATGATGGACATAAAATTTATTTTATGTATATGGTTAAGTTTAAGAATATGCTGTTGCGCCAAACAAATAACGGATTTTACAAAGACAAACTCGATCTAGAATCTAGTTTAATAATAAAAAACGGAACTGCTACTGAGAAATGTAATACCATTACTGGATATATAGATGATTATACATATAAGGCTATGAAACCTTATGATTTAAATTTTAAAGGAAAAAAATCACCTAATGCACTTGAGGCTAATTTATTAGTAGATATAATATATATAAACGAATCTAATTCTAATACAATGTATAAAAGGTCCATTTGA
- a CDS encoding DNA topology modulation protein produces MKIAIIGYSGSGKSTLAKELSIYYDIPVLFLDTINFLPNWVERDKSDGCKIVKQFMKNNSWVIDGNYSAFFQRERLKQADRIIFLKFPRRICIYRAFNRYLKYKNTTREDMANGCIEKFDLEFIWWILYGGRTIKKVKDYKKIENEFKDKIVVLKNPKEVSSFLRKEINSL; encoded by the coding sequence ATGAAAATTGCTATAATTGGATATAGTGGAAGTGGAAAATCTACACTTGCAAAAGAACTCTCAATATATTATGACATACCTGTTTTATTTCTAGATACAATAAATTTTTTACCTAATTGGGTTGAACGTGATAAATCAGATGGATGTAAAATAGTAAAACAATTTATGAAAAATAATTCGTGGGTAATTGATGGAAACTATAGTGCTTTTTTTCAAAGAGAAAGATTAAAGCAAGCTGATAGAATAATATTTCTTAAATTTCCACGAAGAATTTGTATTTATCGCGCATTTAATAGATATCTAAAGTATAAAAATACAACTCGTGAAGATATGGCAAATGGATGCATAGAAAAATTTGATTTAGAGTTTATTTGGTGGATTCTTTATGGCGGTAGAACTATTAAAAAAGTAAAAGATTATAAAAAAATAGAAAATGAATTTAAAGATAAAATAGTAGTTTTAAAAAATCCAAAAGAAGTAAGTTCTTTTTTAAGAAAAGAAATTAATTCTTTATAA